CCCGCGTCTGGCGGATGCGGAATTCTTCTTTAATACCGACCGCAAGCAGCGCTTGGAAGATCGCCTGCCGCGTCTTGAAACCGTACTGTTCCAGCAGCAGCTGGGCACTCTACGCGACAAGACCGACCGCATTCAGGCACTGGCGGGCTGGATTGCCGCGCAGATTGGCGCTGACGTTAACAAGGCGACTCGCGCTGGCCTGTTGTCCAAGTGTGACCTGATGACCAACATGGTGTTTGAGTTCACCGACACGCAGGGCGTGATGGGTATGCACTATGCGCGCTTTGACGGTGAAGACGAGGAAGTGGCTCTGGCGCTTAACGAGCAGTATATGCCGCGCTTTGCCGGTGACAACCTGCCGGATTCGCTGGTAGCCTGCGCTGTGGCCATCGCCGACAAGATGGATACGCTGGCAGGTATCTTTGGCATCGGACAGCATCCTAAAGGGGATAAAGACCCGTTCGCGCTGCGCCGCGCGGCTTTGGGCGCACTGCGTATTATCGTTGAGAAGGCGCTGCCGCTGGATCTGAAGACTCTGACTGAAGAGGCTGTGCGCCTGTACGGTACCAAGCTGACCAACGGTAACACCGTGGATGAAGTGGTTGAGTTTATGCTGGGCCGCTTCCGCGCCTGGTATCAGGATGAAGGCTTCAGTACTGATGTTATTCTTGCCGTGCTGGCTCTTCGTCCGACTCGCCCTGCTGACTTTGACGCGCGCGTGAAAGCCGTTTCTCATTTCCGTACGCTGGACGCCGCGGAATCTCTGGCAGCGGCCAACAAGCGAGTGTCTAACATTCTGTCCAAGTCTACGGATACGCTGCACGAGCGCGTTAACGCTGCCCTGCTGAAAGAGCCTGCGGAAGTGCACTTGGCCGCCCATCTGGCAGTAATGCGCGACAAGCTGGAGCCGCTTTTTGCAGAAGGCCACTATCAGGAAGCGCTGGTCGAACTGGCGGATCTGCGTGAGTTTGTCGACGGCTTCTTCGATAAAGTGATGGTCATGGATAACGACGAAAGCCTGCGTATCAACCGTCTGACAATGCTTAGCAAGCTGCGGGATCTGTTCCTGAAGGTAGCGGATATCTCTTTACTGAGTAAAGCCTAATCCTCTCTCCACCGTCGGGCCGTAGTTAATTGAAAACTATGGCCTGACGGTGTCATTCTTTTGTTACCAACTCGACACTTTTTAACAATATTTCTACATAAAACTAATAAAAAGGATATTATTTCTTCGGTACCCGTATCGCGGAATATTTACACGTTGCTGAGAGGCTTTGCCCCAGCTTCCGTTCTCTTTTTCACAATTTTCCTGTCTATTGGAGTGGGATAATTTATGGAAAAAATGACGCCACTAAAGCCGATTCCATCCCTGATTGCTATTGCCGTTACGCTGCTTATCTGGTTTGTTATTCCTGTTCCCGAGGGCGTTGCGCCCAATGCCTGGCAGCTTTTGGCGCTGTTTGTTGGCACCATTGTCGCTATTATCGGTAAAGCGATGCCGATAGGGGCGCTTTCTATTATCTCCATTGCACTGGTGGCGCTGACGGGGGTGACTAACCCCGGTAAACCCGGTGCTGCCCTCAACGACGCCCTTAGCGGGTTTTCCAATCAGCTGATTTGGTTAATCGGTATTTCCATGATGGTTTCCCTAAGCCTGAATAAAACCGGGCTGGGAGCGCGCATTGGCTACTACTTTATCTCGCTGTTTGGGAAAAAAACGCTGGGGATTGCCTATGCGTTGGCTCTTGCCGAAACCACGTTGGCACCGGTAACGCCCAGTAATACAGCCCGCGGTGGCGGCATTATTCACCCGATTATGCGCTCTATTGCCGACAGTTTTGATTCCAAGCCCACGCCGGGCTCTACGGAAAAAATTGGCCGCTATCTTTCACTGGTGAACTACAACATTAACCCGATCACCTCGGCGATGTTTATTACGGCCACTGCGCCAAACCCGCTGATCGTCGCGCTGATTATCAAAGGCACCGATCCCAGTATCGAGCTGACGTGGGGTATGTGGGCGATAGCGGCGATTGCTCCGGCTATCGTTTCGCTGATTGTCGTACCGTTGGTGATTTATTGGCTTTATCCACCGGAGATCAAGAGCACGCCGGATGCACCGGTGTTTGCCAAAAATAAGCTAAAAGCGCTGGGGCCCGTTTCGCTGCCAGAGGCGATCACTCTAGGGGTATTTGCCCTTCTGCTGGTGCTGTGGGCAGGCATTCCGGCCTTTTTTATGGGGAAAGCCTGGGAAGTGAACCCGACAACGGCGGCGTTTATTGGTCTGTCCGTTCTGCTGATGACCGGCGTGCTGAGCTGGGAAGACTTGCTCAAGCATAAGGGAGCATGGGATACCATTACCTGGTTTGCTGCGCTGGTCATGATGGCGACGTTTTTAGGCAAGCTGGGATTGATTAGCTGGCTTTCTCAAACCGTTGGTGGTGCGATTGGCAGCCTCGGCATTGGCTGGATCGGCGGTACGATCTTACTCATACTGGTGTACGTTTACTCGCACTACTTCTTTGCAAGCACCACCGCGCACATTACTGCGATGTTTGCCGCCTTCTTTGCTGCCGGGCTGGCTCTCGGCGCGCCTCCGGCGATGCTGGGGCTGACGCTGGCGTTTGCTTCCTCACTGATGATGTCGTTGACTCACTATGGCACCGGTACCGCGCCGATTATTTTTGGTTCCGGCTATGTCACTTTGTCGGAGTGGTGGAAAGTCGGCTTTATCCTCAGCGTCATTAACCTGATGATTTGGGTGACGGTTGGCGGTGCATGGTGGAAGTGGCTAGGCTACTGGTGATTGCCTGAGGCTGGATGATAAGAGATAAGAAGCCGTTCTGTTGAGCGGCTTTTTTATGGATACTTTATGGG
This DNA window, taken from Leminorella richardii, encodes the following:
- a CDS encoding DASS family sodium-coupled anion symporter, with the protein product MEKMTPLKPIPSLIAIAVTLLIWFVIPVPEGVAPNAWQLLALFVGTIVAIIGKAMPIGALSIISIALVALTGVTNPGKPGAALNDALSGFSNQLIWLIGISMMVSLSLNKTGLGARIGYYFISLFGKKTLGIAYALALAETTLAPVTPSNTARGGGIIHPIMRSIADSFDSKPTPGSTEKIGRYLSLVNYNINPITSAMFITATAPNPLIVALIIKGTDPSIELTWGMWAIAAIAPAIVSLIVVPLVIYWLYPPEIKSTPDAPVFAKNKLKALGPVSLPEAITLGVFALLLVLWAGIPAFFMGKAWEVNPTTAAFIGLSVLLMTGVLSWEDLLKHKGAWDTITWFAALVMMATFLGKLGLISWLSQTVGGAIGSLGIGWIGGTILLILVYVYSHYFFASTTAHITAMFAAFFAAGLALGAPPAMLGLTLAFASSLMMSLTHYGTGTAPIIFGSGYVTLSEWWKVGFILSVINLMIWVTVGGAWWKWLGYW
- the glyS gene encoding glycine--tRNA ligase subunit beta, with protein sequence MTQQTFLVEIGTEELPPKALRSLAESFAANFTAELDAASLAHGAVEWFAAPRRLALKVAELSASQPDREVEKRGPAIAQAFDADGKPSKAAEGWARGCGITVDQAERLVTDKGEWLLYRAQAKGQPVQAMLTNLVAQSLAKLPIPKPMRWGDKDTQFIRPVHTVTMLYGSELIAGTILGVDSARVIRGHRFMGEPEITLENAEQYPTVLKERGKVIADYDTRKFLIKRDAEAAAQKLGGVADISESLLEEVTSLVEWPVVLTAKFEEKFLAVPSEALVYTMKGDQKYFPVYDAQGNLMPNFIFVTNIESKDPQQIISGNEKVVRPRLADAEFFFNTDRKQRLEDRLPRLETVLFQQQLGTLRDKTDRIQALAGWIAAQIGADVNKATRAGLLSKCDLMTNMVFEFTDTQGVMGMHYARFDGEDEEVALALNEQYMPRFAGDNLPDSLVACAVAIADKMDTLAGIFGIGQHPKGDKDPFALRRAALGALRIIVEKALPLDLKTLTEEAVRLYGTKLTNGNTVDEVVEFMLGRFRAWYQDEGFSTDVILAVLALRPTRPADFDARVKAVSHFRTLDAAESLAAANKRVSNILSKSTDTLHERVNAALLKEPAEVHLAAHLAVMRDKLEPLFAEGHYQEALVELADLREFVDGFFDKVMVMDNDESLRINRLTMLSKLRDLFLKVADISLLSKA